Part of the Archocentrus centrarchus isolate MPI-CPG fArcCen1 chromosome 4, fArcCen1, whole genome shotgun sequence genome is shown below.
AGGGTTTGTTCTTGTAGAAGCATGAAGCAGAAATTCCTCAGTGAAAAATATGAAGATTAGAGAACAGGTTCAGTTGGATCGTGACTTGAGTTAGAGATTACCAAAATGCTTTTTGCAGGAggcagaacaaaacagaaatcagacCAGTATAGATTCAcattacaaatatataaatgcatttaGTTTGTTTGACCACAAAGATTCACTTCTGTATCTTCATTTATGTATCAAACTTCTTGAAATTTTGgtagcactttctattacagctcggtaataatgtggtaataagggggtaataatggggtaacaagctggaaacaaaaggtaataatggggtaataTACAGGACATTATCATCCAATTAccaaggtaattaccagctaatatccaAGTAATACCACTAGTAACAACAGcgaaaaagctggaaacagaaggtaataatgaggaaatttaaccgttattgccatccaattatcaaggtaattaccagctaatatcaagtaatactgctggtaacaacagcggttacaattgagtaatattccactgaaatttatgtaaatggatcgtaaggcccccaaaactgatggtaatgctgtggaaacagagatatgcccatgaggctaaaccctttagtaatagtagcttaaaaatgtggtaaaaatattgtatggagatagcaataaggaagtaatgtttatgcatttaacttttcataatttttaataaattgtaataaacgcaaaattatgaagtaatattggctaatgttttaacataataggatggtattaccatgttataaggcttgaattaattataccttaggttctcagcattctgctttgcttaatagcctaaatattatgcttaatgctttggcttattaaatggaaatatttatggtaatttctttgtaataagcaggaatcagggctgcaaaatgcaaaaccgactgtttctatgcaataacctatttaagtaaactgcaacaagtgtgagcattatctggaaatgctcatggtagtttctgtgtaataagcaggaatcagggctgcaaaatgcaaaaccgactgtttctatgcaataacctatttaagtaaactacaacaagtgtgagcattatctggaaataatggtggtagtttctgtgtaataagcaggaatcagggctgcaaaatgcaaaaccgactgtttctatgtaataacctattaaagcaaactacaagaagtgtgagcattatctggaaataatggtggtagGTTCTATAGCAATAACTGCAAAAACCATCAGATTACAAGAAGAAATTTCTGCTTGTTTACATATACTAAACTAAAAATGCTGACCAAATTCCTTCATGAACTtgcagttttattgtcattttccttaaagAACAAAGCAATGTCTGTATAACACAACATGGATAAACTTGAAGCAACCTTATAAAAATGATAACTTGATCAATGCctgaaaataagtaaataaagaaatattctATTCTAAGATATGAGATCaggatttacaaaatgaaaataacaaacaaacaaccaacatcaacaacacaaagacatgcgaaaaaataaaacaaagtaaatcaataaaacaacccTATGGTTTCACTTCTTATGGGtaatattcaaagaaaaacttatcACACATGAATAGTTAtcacaaagaaattaataaaacatcatcCAATCCTGGAAATAGCTGGAAAAAACAGACTTCTCATTAACTAAACTATTCAtgttaaaactgcaaacattttctcaaaaggttgtgacaaaaaaatagaaaaaatcaAGAAGAACTTCCTAATTCCCTTTGATTTTGTAAGAGATGGGCAAcaactctctcttttttctttttgtctattCTTGCTCTTAAATCTGGCTCATCATCAAGGAAAACCTTCACCTCTTTTGCATACTTAAGGAGTGAGCCGCCAGTAAAGGGTGGAACCCTACATTTCTCCTCGCTGTCCGCTACCAAAAGGACTTCAGCAATGACGGCTGTGTAGGCAATAGTGTTTCGATCCACGTTGAGTTTTTCACAACTTCGGTTCaggctgtgtgttttcttgaatGTTTTAAGAACAAACATATACCTGTGTTTGACATCTTCTGGGTGTTTCACTGTAAAAGCCAAgaacaaaacaatcacaacacATCCAGAGGCATGAACAAGTAAGTATATATGTGTTGAATTGTTTCCAATATTTACACTCTTAATACCTAAAATGTTAAATCACACAACTGAGCAGTCATACAAGACAGAACTCACTGTGACACATAGCTATATGACTGTGTCAgcaaatctgacattttctaaaaaaaaatgtaaaaaaagaatgttAACTGCTACATAACATACTTCTTTTGCCAAACTGtgacactttcttcttcttcttcttcttggccttCTTGCTCTTTTTCCCGTCACTCGGTGAAGAAGACGACTCAGAGTCTGAGGCTGATGAATCTGAGGAACTGGAACTTGAGGGGGAATGATGTCGTTTTGCTgagaattgtaaaaaataaataaataaaaaaataaaataaagtgtactGTGAAAAAGAGACAAGTGGAGTATACAGTTGTGATCAAAAGTTGTGACAATGGCACAAAGTTTTGTATCCATCTacttttacatgtttatattaaattatttataaatgtgtctATGACACAGTGAAAATCTATCACAAACAattcgtccgtccatccatccatccattctcttccgcttatccttttcagggtcacgggggggctggagcctctcccagctgacatagggcaagaggcagggtacaccctgtacaggtcgctagCCTGTCGCAGGGTCAACACAGAGTGCTAACTCGCAAgcaattcatatttttcaaaaactgttACTGGCAAATAAATTTTGCTTTCTTAGTGTTGCAACTGCTGAAGCCTTTGGCCACGACtctaaaaacaaaccatttttttcattgaccGGACTGATGGAAGATGACTGACAGTTGAAGTTCTTCAACAGGTTAGATTATAAACTCTAAAAAAATGGATGAGGCTTTAGATTGTAGGTGtcctctgtttttatatatatatatatatatatatatatatatatatatatatatatatatatatatatatatatatatatatatatatatatatatatatataagccatattgcatttttaaattatcaatcaatcaaagcaGATCACAATTTCTGTGTTTCACCTGAAGTAGTAGGGATGTTATCCAgtgcttttttcagctgttctctgAGGAAATTTCTTTCATCTTCAAGGACAGTAATTTTGTCTCTTAGCTGCTGAATTATTGCTGTAGCAGTTGGAGCCAACGTAGATGGAGTTCCTGGCGCtataatggtaaaaaaaatatatatcatcacaaaacaaaagaaaaaggacatgTTTAGATACAATGAAAACCAAGGAATcaattttgatgttttaattgtattataCAATGTATGGCaacattgttgggttttttgtttgagtTTCTCTTTTCCATAATGTTCTTCTTCTACAACAATTAAATTATTTCGGTGTCTTCACTGTTGTGTTATTAGCAGATTCTAAAATATATGTTACGTTTCAGTCTATGGCTGCCAATAAATACTAACATTTGCTTCAAACTTTACTTGTGAATACAGTCAAATTCTACAACAGAATGCTTTTTAACATATATGACAGTTTGCGCTTACAAAAATGAGTAATGATAGGTATTTTCCCCCTGTATTTTTGAAGACTTAATAGTGAACTGTAGGAAGTTTGAGAGGAGTATAGAATTAGGGGGTAGTGATTTATAAATACTGGTGCATTAAAGGTGTCATACTGAAAAAGCCTACATGAGTGTAGTCAATTAATGCTTGTGGATAAGATTGTATACTTACTTTCTCCTTTACCCTCTACATTGTCAAATTGTTCCACCTGTGCAGATCCAGCACTGCCATCAGCACTCACAGATGGATGTACCTGGTTGGCTGTGTTGTACCTTCTTCTTAAAAGCATAGCTCTGAAATGTTAGAATATTGTATTGGAAACATTCAATGGTTTACTGGTAACTTTGGAATATTTAATGGCTATCGTTAATAATGAGCCAGTAATATAGTTaagcaaatacaaagtgcagaatttaactttttttttttttttttaaataaggataCAGGAAATACACCTGACTATAAACCAATAACCCTCTGGgtctacacatatacacaatggTCCAATATCAAGTATTTTTTGACAAACctcaaaacatcaaatatcaGGATCAAAATAAACCACACAGTGATTCAGACTGACACAAACTAGTTCCTTcgttgtatgtatgtatatatatatatatatataataaaaatgtgccaACCCCGAAACATCACAGCATGTtatcaaaaaaagacaaaaatgtgcataattTTCTGTAATATTAAGAATTCATGTTCTTACCTTGCAACCTTACAACAGTAGAAAGTATGGCGATTTTATTCCAAAGACACTCTTGTAATCCAGTGGTTTTTTGCCAGCTTGGAACTGTGAGGTACGCCAAAAAAGGAGGCAAAGTGTGGCTGTTGGCGCcaacttcttctttctctctcctccagagataaaagaaaatgtgcatattCCCACCAGACCGCAgtctgccacc
Proteins encoded:
- the LOC115779616 gene encoding protein FAM133-like, with the translated sequence MLLRRRYNTANQVHPSVSADGSAGSAQVEQFDNVEGKGETPGTPSTLAPTATAIIQQLRDKITVLEDERNFLREQLKKALDNIPTTSAKRHHSPSSSSSSDSSASDSESSSSPSDGKKSKKAKKKKKKKVSQFGKRMKHPEDVKHRYMFVLKTFKKTHSLNRSCEKLNVDRNTIAYTAVIAEVLLVADSEEKCRVPPFTGGSLLKYAKEVKVFLDDEPDLRARIDKKKKERVVAHLLQNQRELGSSS